Proteins found in one Quercus robur chromosome 2, dhQueRobu3.1, whole genome shotgun sequence genomic segment:
- the LOC126713565 gene encoding MA3 DOMAIN-CONTAINING TRANSLATION REGULATORY FACTOR 2 isoform X2, with the protein MGVLKKECEHSDARKSTEEFEEYKKKATIIVEEYFATDDVASTSNELRELGKPGYSYYFVKKLVSIAMDRHDKEKEMAAALLSALYADVINPSQVYKGFSKLVKSADDLIVDIPDTVDVLALFIARAVVDDILPPAFLTKELVSSPEDSKGVEVLKRADKGYLSAPLHADFIERRWGGSKNKTVEDVKARINNLLIEYVVSGDKKEACRCINDLKVPFFHHEIVKRALIMTMERRQAEGRLLDLLKEAAEEGLINSSQISKGFGRMIDTVEDLSLDIPNAKAILQSLISKAASEGWLSASSLKSLSLEPEKQALDVSEARIFKMKAQSIIQEYFLSADISEVFSCLESENKTCSAELNAIFVKKLITLAMDRKNREKEMASVLLSSLCFPADDVVNGFVMLIESADDTALDNPVVVEDLAMFLARAEVDEVLAPQHLEEIGSQSLGPESIGSKVLQMARSLLKARLSGERILRCWGGGGSSRPGWAVEDVKDKIGKLLEEFESGGDIREACRCIKELGMPFFHHEVVKKALVTTMEKKNERLWGLLEECFGSGLITMNQMSKGFGRVAESLDDLALDVPDANKQFTHYVERAKIAGWLDSSFCLSR; encoded by the exons ATGGGCGTCCTAAAAAAG GAATGTGAACATTCAGATGCAAGAAAGTCAACAGAGGAATTTGAGGAGTACAAAAAGAAGGCTACCATAATAGTGGAGGAATACTTCGCCACTGATGATGTTGCCTCTACTTCGAATGAACTGAGAGAGCTTGGAAAGCCTGGATATAGCTACTATTTTGTGAAAAAGCTTGTGTCTATTGCTATGGATAGGCAtgacaaagagaaagaaatggcTGCTGCTCTGTTATCTGCACTTTATGCTGACGTCATTAACCCCTCACAAGTTTACAAAGGTTTCAGTAAATTAGTGAAATCTGCAGATGACTTGATTGTAGATATACCTGACACAGTTGATGTTCTTGCACTGTTCATAGCTCGAGCTGTGGTTGATGACATTCTTCCTCCGGCATTTTTAACTAAAGAATTGGTTTCCTCACCTGAAGATTCTAAAGGGGTTGAAGTCTTAAAAAGAGCTGACAAGGGATATTTATCAGCCCCTCTCCATGCCGATTTTATTGAGCGGCGATGGGGGGGTAGCAAGAATAAAACAGTTGAGGATGTGAAGGCTAGGATAAACAATTTGTTAATTGAATATGTGGTGAGTGGTGACAAAAAAGAGGCTTGCAGATGTATCAATGATTTGAAAGTTCCATTCTTCCACCATGAAATAGTTAAAAGGGCTCTTATAATGACAATGGAGAGGCGGCAAGCTGAAGGCCGGCTACTGGATTTGCTGAAGGAAGCTGCTGAAGAAGGATTAATTAACTCAAGTCAAATATCAAAGGGATTTGGTCGGATGATTGACACTGTTGAGGACTTATCACTTGACATACCTAATGCGAAGGCAATATTGCAGTCATTGATCTCTAAGGCAGCATCAGAGGGATGGCTGTCTGCTTCATCTTTGAAGTCCCTCTCATTGGAGCCAGAAAAGCAAGCACTAGATGTCAGTGAAGCTAGAATTTTCAAGATGAAGGCTCAATCCATTATTCAAGAGTACTTCTTGTCTGCTGATATTTCAGAGGTATTCAGTTGTCTAGAATCAGAAAACAAGACTTGTTCAGCAGAATTGAATGCTATATTTGTTAAGAAACTGATAACTCTAGCAATGGACCGGAAGAATAGGGAGAAGGAAATGGCTTCTGTATTACTGTCATCTTTGTGTTTCCCAGCTGATGATGTTGTAAATGGGTTTGTGATGCTGATAGAATCTGCAGATGACACTGCTCTGGATAATCCAGTTGTTGTTGAGGATCTTGCAATGTTTTTAGCTAGAGCAGAAGTGGATGAAGTCCTAGCCCCCCAACACTTGGAAGAGATTGGAAGCCAGAGTTTAGGGCCAGAGTCGATTGGGAGCAAAGTGCTTCAAATGGCAAGGTCATTGCTAAAGGCTCGACTTTCTGGGGAGCGCATCTTAAGGTGTTGGGGTGGTGGAGGAAGCAGCAGGCCTGGGTGGGCAGTCGAGGATGTCAAGGACAAGATTGGAAAGCTGCTTGAAGAGTTTGAGTCTGGAGGAGACATTAGAGAGGCTTGTCGCTGCATAAAGGAGTTGGGCATGCCATTTTTTCACCATGAGGTTGTTAAGAAAGCTTTGGTGACAACTatggagaagaagaatgaaagaTTATGGGGTTTGCTTGAGGAGTGTTTCGGCTCTGGGCTCATAACTATGAATCAGATGTCTAAGGGTTTTGGGAGGGTTGCAGAATCTCTTGATGACTTGGCTTTGGATGTTCCTGATGCTAATAAACAATTTACACATTATGTTGAACGAGCGAAGATTGCAGGGTGGTTGGATTCGTCATTCTGTCTCAGCAGATGA
- the LOC126713566 gene encoding uncharacterized protein LOC126713566: MSQIEKTEENEKGEIEESSNDSRSVGTQVPEVEIHVFRRGKGPIEVLKSKLVGYEQDQLDVRDILDKYSFKSIFAFNPNRNPAGSCGRGLAIRFNSRNGRSILTYRDGATIYIDGEPKDSLIQPVTKILIGVAVITILIALVLKETPAWIEKFNIFGGSFPPWILACVVIVFTRMRKRTKDLLKKYGW; this comes from the exons ATGAGCCAAATAGAGAAGACAGAGGAGAATGAAAAGGGAGAAATCGAGGAAAGCAGTAACGACTCGAGAAGCGTTGGGACTCAAGTTCCGGAGGTGGAGATCCATGTATTCAGGCGTGGCAAGGGTCCAATCGAGGTGTTGAAGTCGAAGCTAGTAGGGTATGAACAAGACCAGCTCGACGTCCGTGACATCCTCGACAAATACAGCTTCAAATCCATCTTCGCTTTCAATCCCAATCGAAATCCCGCCGGTTCCTGCGGCCGTGGCCTCGCCATACGCTTCAACTCTAGGAATGGACGCTCTATCTTGACTTACAGAGACGGCGCAACCATTTACATCGATGGCGAACCCAAG GACTCCCTGATCCAACCAGTGACCAAGATCTTGATTGGGGTAGCAGTTATAACCATTTTAATAGCATTGGTTTTGAAGGAAACTCCGGCATGGATTGAGAAATTCAACATATTTGGTGGGAGCTTCCCTCCATGGATCCTTGCTTGTGTGGTTATTGTATTCACTCGCATGAGGAAAAGAACCAAGGACTTGTTAAAAAAGTATGGTTGGTGA
- the LOC126713565 gene encoding MA3 DOMAIN-CONTAINING TRANSLATION REGULATORY FACTOR 2 isoform X1: protein MEFRDGSASNEHQELHKSAIEGAHHLSVSSLRISPKSSRSPNSPRSPRSPSSPSVPKSPRSPIIPKSPRSPSVPKSPSSPRVHCKGSPLKNDRHSHSLIDGRPKKGGSGGKGTWGGLLDIDDNYFIDPNDPNYDSSEECEHSDARKSTEEFEEYKKKATIIVEEYFATDDVASTSNELRELGKPGYSYYFVKKLVSIAMDRHDKEKEMAAALLSALYADVINPSQVYKGFSKLVKSADDLIVDIPDTVDVLALFIARAVVDDILPPAFLTKELVSSPEDSKGVEVLKRADKGYLSAPLHADFIERRWGGSKNKTVEDVKARINNLLIEYVVSGDKKEACRCINDLKVPFFHHEIVKRALIMTMERRQAEGRLLDLLKEAAEEGLINSSQISKGFGRMIDTVEDLSLDIPNAKAILQSLISKAASEGWLSASSLKSLSLEPEKQALDVSEARIFKMKAQSIIQEYFLSADISEVFSCLESENKTCSAELNAIFVKKLITLAMDRKNREKEMASVLLSSLCFPADDVVNGFVMLIESADDTALDNPVVVEDLAMFLARAEVDEVLAPQHLEEIGSQSLGPESIGSKVLQMARSLLKARLSGERILRCWGGGGSSRPGWAVEDVKDKIGKLLEEFESGGDIREACRCIKELGMPFFHHEVVKKALVTTMEKKNERLWGLLEECFGSGLITMNQMSKGFGRVAESLDDLALDVPDANKQFTHYVERAKIAGWLDSSFCLSR, encoded by the exons ATGGAGTTCAGAGATGGTTCTGCATCAAATGAGCATCAGGAGCTTCACAAATCTGCTATAGAGGGTGCACATCATTTATCTGTTTCTTCATTGCGGATTTCTCCCAAGTCTTCAAGGTCCCCCAACTCACCAAGGTCCCCCAGGTCACCAAGTTCACCAAGTGTTCCAAAGTCTCCGAGGTCCCCAATTATTCCAAAGTCTCCAAGGTCCCCAAGTGTCCCAAAGTCTCCAAGTTCCCCAAGGGTGCATTGCAAGGGAAGTCCACTCAAGAATGATAGGCATTCACATTCATTGATAGATGGGCGTCCTAAAAAAG GTGGTTCGGGGGGAAAAGGTACCTGGGGAGGGTTACTTGATATAGACGATAACTATTTTATTGACCCTAATGACCCAAACTATGATAGCAGTGAG GAATGTGAACATTCAGATGCAAGAAAGTCAACAGAGGAATTTGAGGAGTACAAAAAGAAGGCTACCATAATAGTGGAGGAATACTTCGCCACTGATGATGTTGCCTCTACTTCGAATGAACTGAGAGAGCTTGGAAAGCCTGGATATAGCTACTATTTTGTGAAAAAGCTTGTGTCTATTGCTATGGATAGGCAtgacaaagagaaagaaatggcTGCTGCTCTGTTATCTGCACTTTATGCTGACGTCATTAACCCCTCACAAGTTTACAAAGGTTTCAGTAAATTAGTGAAATCTGCAGATGACTTGATTGTAGATATACCTGACACAGTTGATGTTCTTGCACTGTTCATAGCTCGAGCTGTGGTTGATGACATTCTTCCTCCGGCATTTTTAACTAAAGAATTGGTTTCCTCACCTGAAGATTCTAAAGGGGTTGAAGTCTTAAAAAGAGCTGACAAGGGATATTTATCAGCCCCTCTCCATGCCGATTTTATTGAGCGGCGATGGGGGGGTAGCAAGAATAAAACAGTTGAGGATGTGAAGGCTAGGATAAACAATTTGTTAATTGAATATGTGGTGAGTGGTGACAAAAAAGAGGCTTGCAGATGTATCAATGATTTGAAAGTTCCATTCTTCCACCATGAAATAGTTAAAAGGGCTCTTATAATGACAATGGAGAGGCGGCAAGCTGAAGGCCGGCTACTGGATTTGCTGAAGGAAGCTGCTGAAGAAGGATTAATTAACTCAAGTCAAATATCAAAGGGATTTGGTCGGATGATTGACACTGTTGAGGACTTATCACTTGACATACCTAATGCGAAGGCAATATTGCAGTCATTGATCTCTAAGGCAGCATCAGAGGGATGGCTGTCTGCTTCATCTTTGAAGTCCCTCTCATTGGAGCCAGAAAAGCAAGCACTAGATGTCAGTGAAGCTAGAATTTTCAAGATGAAGGCTCAATCCATTATTCAAGAGTACTTCTTGTCTGCTGATATTTCAGAGGTATTCAGTTGTCTAGAATCAGAAAACAAGACTTGTTCAGCAGAATTGAATGCTATATTTGTTAAGAAACTGATAACTCTAGCAATGGACCGGAAGAATAGGGAGAAGGAAATGGCTTCTGTATTACTGTCATCTTTGTGTTTCCCAGCTGATGATGTTGTAAATGGGTTTGTGATGCTGATAGAATCTGCAGATGACACTGCTCTGGATAATCCAGTTGTTGTTGAGGATCTTGCAATGTTTTTAGCTAGAGCAGAAGTGGATGAAGTCCTAGCCCCCCAACACTTGGAAGAGATTGGAAGCCAGAGTTTAGGGCCAGAGTCGATTGGGAGCAAAGTGCTTCAAATGGCAAGGTCATTGCTAAAGGCTCGACTTTCTGGGGAGCGCATCTTAAGGTGTTGGGGTGGTGGAGGAAGCAGCAGGCCTGGGTGGGCAGTCGAGGATGTCAAGGACAAGATTGGAAAGCTGCTTGAAGAGTTTGAGTCTGGAGGAGACATTAGAGAGGCTTGTCGCTGCATAAAGGAGTTGGGCATGCCATTTTTTCACCATGAGGTTGTTAAGAAAGCTTTGGTGACAACTatggagaagaagaatgaaagaTTATGGGGTTTGCTTGAGGAGTGTTTCGGCTCTGGGCTCATAACTATGAATCAGATGTCTAAGGGTTTTGGGAGGGTTGCAGAATCTCTTGATGACTTGGCTTTGGATGTTCCTGATGCTAATAAACAATTTACACATTATGTTGAACGAGCGAAGATTGCAGGGTGGTTGGATTCGTCATTCTGTCTCAGCAGATGA